A part of Numida meleagris isolate 19003 breed g44 Domestic line chromosome 27, NumMel1.0, whole genome shotgun sequence genomic DNA contains:
- the MED16 gene encoding mediator of RNA polymerase II transcription subunit 16: protein MDLAYVCEWEKRPKSDHCPSIPLVCAWSCRNLIAFTTDLRNEEERDLTHMVHIIDTEHPWDVYSVNSGHVEAITCLEWDQSGSRLLSADADGHIKCWSMTDHLANSWENTVGSMVEGDPVVALSWLHNGVKLALHVEKSGASNFGEKFSRVKFSPSLTLFGGKPMEGWIAVTISGLVTVSLLKPNGQVLTSTESLCRLRCRVALADVAFTGGGNIVVATSDGSSASPVQFYKVCVSVVNEKCKIDTEILPSLFMRCTTDPARKDKYPAITHLKFLARDMSEQVLLCASNQNNSIVECWSLRKEGLPVNNIFQQISPVVGDKQPMILKWRILSATNDLDRVSAVALPKLPISLTNTDLKVANDTKFFPGLGLALAFHDGSVHIVHRLSLQMMAVFHGSSSQRPVDEQTIKRQRTTGPLVHFKAMQLSWTSLALAGIDSHGKLSMLRISPSMGHVLDMNTSLRHLLFLLEYCMVTGYDWWDILLHVQPNMVQNLVEKLHEEYTRQSAALQQVLATRIVAMKASLCKLSSSTIARVCDYHAKLFLIAISCTLKSLLRPHFLNTPDKSPGDRLTEVCSKITDIDIDKVMINLKTEEFVLEMNTLQSLQQLIQWVGDFVLYLLASLPNQGSPVRPGHSFLRDGASLGMFRELMVVIRIWGLLKPSCLPVYTATSDTQDSMSLLFRLLTKLWLCCREENHITEPDDTLIDECCLLPSQLLIPNIDWLPINDGIISKLQNKQLVRLQFGKAPGLIGHPVSSQFDAFVRAPGQPKIDHLRRLHLGAYPTEECKSCTRCGCVTMLKSPNKVTAVKQWEQRWVKNCLCGGLWRRMPLSYS, encoded by the exons ATGGATTTGGCGTACGTGTGCGAGTGGGAGAAGCGGCCGAAGAGCGACCACTGCCCGTCCATCCCGCTGGTGTGCGCCTGGTCTTGCCGCAACCTCATCGCCTTCACCACCGACCTGCGGAACGAGGAGGAGCGCG ATCTCACCCACATGGTCCACATCATCGACACGGAGCATCCGTGGGACGTGTACTCCGTGAACTCCGGCCACGTCGAAGCCATCACCTGTTTGGAATGGGATCAGTCGG GCTCCCGGCTGCTCTCGGCGGATGCAGACGGCCACATCAAGTGCTGGAGCATGACCGACCACCTGGCCAACAGCTGGGAGAACACCGTGGGCAGCATGGTGGAAGGAGACCCCGTCGTGGCCCTGTCCTGGCTGCACAATGGCGTGAAGCTGGCACTGCACGTGGAGAAG TCTGGAGCATCGAACTTCGGGGAGAAGTTTTCCAGGGTCAAATTCTCTCCGTCGCTGACGCTGTTTGGTGGGAAGCCCATGGAGGGCTGGATCGCTGTGACCATCAGTGGTCTGGTGACTGTCTCCCTCCTCAAGCCCAACGGGCAGGTGCTGACGTCCACAGAAAGCCTGTGCCGCCTCCGCTGCCGTGTGGCCTTGGCAGATGTCGCCTTCACTGGTGGGGGAAACATTGTGGTGGCCACGTCGGATGGCAGCAGTGCCTCCCCTGTCCAGTTCTACAAGGTCTGCGTGAGCGTGGTGAATGAGAAATGCAAGATAGACACTGAAATCCTACCTTCCCTTTTCATGCGCTGCACCACGgaccctgcccgcaaggacaAGTACCCAGCAATCACTCACCTGAAATTCCTTGCTCGGGACATGTCAGAGCAG GTGTTGCTTTGTGCTTCCAACCAGAACAACAGCATTGTGGAGTGCTGGTCTCTCCGGAAAGAGGGCTTGCCTGTCAACAACATCTTCCAGCAGATCTCTCCTGTGG TTGGAGACAAGCAACCCATGATCCTGAAATGGCGAATTCTCTCTGCCACCAATGACTTGGATCGTGTTTCTGCTGTGGCCCTGCCAAAGCTGCCCATCTCCCTCACAAATACTGATCTGAAGGTGGCAAACGACACCAAATTCTTCCCTGGACTGG GTCTGGCTTTGGCTTTTCACGATGGCAGCGTCCACATTGTTCATCGCCTGTCCCTGCAGATGATGGCTGTCTTCCATGGCTCTTCTTCCCAGCGCCCGGTGGATGAGCAGACTATCAAAAGGCAACGAACTACTGGGCCCCTAGTTCACTTCAAAGCCATGCAGCTCTCCTGGACGTCGCTGGCCTTGGCTGGCATTGATAGTCATGGGAAG CTGAGCATGCTTCGTATCTCCCCCTCCATGGGCCATGTGCTGGACATGAACACCTCCCTCCGTCACTTGTTGTTCCTGCTGGAGTACTGCATGGTGACTGGCTACGACTGGTGGGACATCCTGCTCCACGTCCAGCCCAACATGGTCCAAAACCTGGTGGAGAAGCTGCACGAAGAGTACACACGCCagagtgcagccctgcagcag GTCCTTGCCACACGCATTGTTGCCATGAAGGCATCTCTTTGCAAGCTCTCCTCCAGCACGATAGCCCGCGTTTGTGACTACCATGCCAAGCTGTTCCTGATTGCCATCAGCTGCACCCTGAAGTCACTGCTGCGCCCACACTTCCTCAACACCCCAGACAAGAGTCCTGGGGACCGACTCACAGAGGTCTGCTCCAAGATCACGGATATAG ACATTGACAAGGTGATGATCAACTTAAAGACAGAAGAGTTTGTCCTGGAGATGAACACACTTcaatctctgcagcagctcatcCAGTGGGTGGGAGATTTTGTGCTCTATCTACTGGCCAGCCTTCCGAACCAG GGCTCTCCTGTGCGGCCGGGCCACAGCTTCCTGCGAGATGGAGCATCCTTGGGCATGTTCAGGGAGCTGATGGTGGTGATCCGTATCTGGGGGCTGCTGAAGCCAAGCTGCCTCCCCGTCTACACGGCAACCTCTGACACTCAGGACAGCATGTCCCTGCTCTTCAGGCTTCTAACTAAACTCTGGCTGTGCT GTCGTGAAGAAAATCACATCACAGAGCCAGATGATACCCTGATAGATGaatgctgcctcctgcccagccAGTTGCTCATTCCCAATATTGACTGGCTGCCTATCAACGATGGCATTATCAGcaagctgcaaaacaaacagcttgTGAGGCTGCAGTTTGGGAAAGCTCCTGGGCTCATTGGTCACCCCGTCTCTTCCCAGTTTGATGCCTTTGTAAG GGCACCTGGTCAGCCCAAAATTGATCATCTGAGAAGGCTTCATTTAGGAGCCTACCCAACAGAAGAGTGCAAGTCGTGTACCAG GTGTGGCTGCGTGACGATGCTGAAATCTCCAAACAAAGTCACGGCCGTGAAGCAGTGGGAGCAGCGCTGGGTCAAAAACTGCCTGTGTGGGGGGCTGTGGAGGAGGATGCCCCTCAGCTATTCCTGA
- the R3HDM4 gene encoding R3H domain-containing protein 4, whose protein sequence is MQNRGAEPRGDLGALLQRRLAAGWASAPRSRPLVTSLPVGQSRARLRGPFKAGAAARGRAMVVLPGGAGGCGSPEPFPRIEDCLPPLESSPSKRFSPSKRKQYYINKAIRNSDLIPKAKGRKSLQRLENTRYLMTLLERDECGNSSEAELAHSATPSIFTEACSNETYVEIWNDFMNRSGEEQERVLLYLEEEARKKHKRKLPLKNKEKWKEHPAYTPKECFQRISRRLRSTLKRGRIPMGMLECLEEELLTFFSVTPHSVYTALMDNSFERLLLHALCQYMDLVSASSDIEGKRQMKVSNKHHVFLPPELLLSDYLEQFS, encoded by the exons ATGCAAAATCGCGGCGCGGAGCCGCGCGGCGACCTCGGGGCGCTGCTACAGCGCCGCCTCGCGGCGGGGTGGGCGAGCGCGCCCAGGTCCCGCCCCTTGGTGACGTCACTTCCTGTCGGACAGAGCAGGGCCCGTCTCCGCGGTCCCTTTAAGGCCGgagcggcggcgcggggccgagCCATGGTGGTGCTGCCGGGCGGCGCGGGGGGGTGCGGCTCTCCGGAGCCTTTCCC GAGGATTGAGGACTGCCTGCCGCCGCTGGAGAGCTCCCCGTCCAAGCGCTTCTCTCCCTCCAAGCGGAAGCAGTACTACATCAACAAGGCCATCCGTAACTCTGACCTCATCCCTAAAGCCAAGGGGCGCAAGAGCCTGCAGAGGCTGGAGAACA CTCGCTACTTGATGACGCTCCTGGAGCGAGATGAATGTGGCAACAGCAGTGAGGCAGAGCTCGCCCACTCTGCCACCCCGAGCATCTTCACCGAGGCCTGCAGCAACGAGACCTACGTGGAG ATCTGGAATGACTTCATGAACCGGTCAGGAGAAGAGCAAGAGCGTGTCCTGCTTTACCTGGAGGAGGAGGCCAGGAAGAAGCACAAGAGGAAGCTGCCCTTGAAGAACAAAGAGAAGTGGAAAG AGCACCCTGCCTACACACCCAAGGAGTGCTTCCAGCGCATCAGCCGCCGCCTGCGCTCCACCCTGAAGCGGGGCAGGATCCCTATG GGGATGCTGGAGTGCctggaggaggagctgctgaccTTCTTTTCTGTCACTCCACACTCTGTGTACACGGCACTGATGGACAACAG CTTTGAGCGACTCCTGCTCCACGCACTCTGCCAGTACATGGACCTCGTCTCTGCCA GTTCAGACATCGAAGGGAAACGCCAAATGAAAGTGAGCAACAAGCACCACGTCTTCCtgcccccagagctgctgctttcgGACTACCTGGAGCAGTTCAGCTGA
- the ARID3A gene encoding AT-rich interactive domain-containing protein 3A, with amino-acid sequence MKLQAVMENLQRQQRARLQQALEARQQEQQQQRSTPPPAQPPPATGQTPARGRGPDLAPAPLEEGTEPESAHIQRAQMAALAAMRAAAAGLSHSSSPGLSEESQEEEERGEEEEEEEDGGGYQQEMGSEEEEDLKGKWDEEDFEEDLGEEEEEEEEEEEEEEEEEEEEEEDYEEEEDMGEEGLGSAEAVRTGTGSLLLRKPPAPQHCRGEAQRLPGAQERLPAGLGPQGHAQLPQPAPDHGDWTYEEQFKQLYELDGDPRRKEFLDDLFSFMQKRGTPVNRIPIMAKQVLDLYMLYMLVTEKGGLVEVINKKLWREITKGLNLPTSITSAAFTLRTQYMKYLYPYECEKRGLSNPNELQAAIDSNRREGRRQGFGSSLFTYSPSGTHGLLSSPKLPVPALGLASATNGGAIAPVQKIKKEEDAPIPISMPSRLPVSLAGHPVVAAQAAAVQVAAAAQAVALEQLREKLESGEPPEKKMALVTDEQQRLMQRALQQNLLAMTAQLPMSIRINSQGTRSPENRQDASGGAANNGTNSISMSVEINGIVYTGVLFAQTPGPSSSSS; translated from the exons ATGAAGCTGCAGGCAGTGATGGAGAACCTGCAGCGGCAGCAGCGTGCCCGGCTGCAGCAGGCGCTGGAAGCgcggcagcaggagcagcagcagcagcgctccACGCCCCCCCCGGCACAGCCCCCGCCGGCCACAGGACAGACTCCTGCCCGGGGACGAGGCCCTGATCTGGCCCCAGCCCCTTTGGAGGAAGGAACGGAGCCTGAGAGCGCGCACATCCAGCGGGCACAGATGGCCGCCCTGGCTGCCATGAGGGCCGCAGCCGCAGGCCTCAGCCACTCGTCCAGCCCAGGGCTGTCGGAGGAgagccaggaggaggaggagcgcggtgaggaggaggaagaggaggaggacggCGGTGGCTACCAGCAGGAGATGGGCTCCGAGGAGGAGGAAGACCT GAAGGGCAAATGGGACGAAGAAGACTTTGAAGAGGACCtgggcgaggaggaggaggaggaggaggaagaagaagaggaagaggaggaggaagaggaggaagaagaggaagactacgaggaggaggaagacatGGGCGAGGAGGGGCTGGGCTCAGCGGAGGCGGTGCGGACGGGCACAGGGTCCTTGCTGCTCCGCAAGCCGCCGGCACCGCAGCACTGCCGGGGTGAGGCACAGCGGCTGCCGGGTGCACAGGAGCGGCTCCCAGCTGGACTGGGCCCCCAGGGCCACGCGCAGCTCCCACAGCCCGCACCCGACCACGGCGACTGGACCTACGAGGAGCAGTTCAAGCAG CTGTACGAGTTGGATGGTGACCCCCGGAGGAAGGAGTTCCTGGACGACCTCTTCAGCTTCATGCAGAAGCGAG ggACCCCCGTGAACCGGATCCCCATCATGGCCAAGCAGGTGCTGGACCTCTACATGCTCTACATGCTGGTGACGGAGAAGGGCGGCCTGGTGGAGGTCATCAACAAGAAGCTGTGGCGAGAGATCACCAAGGGGCTCAACCTGCCCACCTCCATCACCAGCGCGGCCTTCACGCTCCGCACCCA GTACATGAAGTACCTGTACCCCTACGAATGTGAGAAGCGGGGCCTGAGCAACCCCAACGAGCTGCAGGCGGCCATCGACAGCAACCGCAGGGAGGGCCGTCGGCAGGGCTTCGGCAGCTCGCTCTTCACCTACTCGCCCAGTGGCACCCATGGGCTCCTCTCCTCGCCCAAGCTGCCGGTGCCGGCCCTGGGCCTGGCCTCTGCCACCAACGGCGGTGCCATCGCTCCCGTCCAGAAGATCAAGAAAG AGGAGGACGCgcccatccccatctccatgcCCAGCCGGCTGCCGGTGTCACTGGCCGGGCACCCGGTGGTGGCAGCCCAGGCCGCGGCCGTGCAGGTGGCAGCGGCAGCCCAGGCCGTGGCTCTGGAGCAGCTGCGGGAGAAGCTGGAATCAGGGGAGCCCCCGGAGAAGAAGATGGCACTGGTGACGGACGAGCAGCAGCGGCTGATGCAGCGCGCTCTGCAGCAGAACCTCCTGGCCATGACGGCCCAGCTGCCCATGAGCATCCGCATCAACAGCCAGGGCACCCGCTCGCCAG AGAACCGCCAGGACGCCTCCGGCGGCGCGGCCAACAACGGCACCAACAGCATCAGCATGTCGGTTGAGATCAACGGTATCGTCTACACAG GTGTGCTGTTCGCCCAGACGCCCggcccttcctcctcctcctcc